ctggtcaccccagaagacaCCTGCCAAGGGGGACCCAGGtctcagggcaggaatcacagtaggccgcctccattcctgctgccatctggggaaccacctaggcatagtgttagggcctgtaaggccagaaagttagacaccaatttAGTTGGCATGGCTGCAGGGCACAGGTTAGATAtagaggctagggcacaaacctgtatatatttattcacaataaacacctgttaccaccatTATAacctgctctgtctgatgggtatgaggggtgggctagtctgagctggctgtgggggggcgggggtgggtgaaccttgggggggggggattgggcagACCCTGCGGGTGGCCCGTGCTCCCCACCTTCCTTCCCCTCATGActgtccccaccaccgccacaccaggTATCTGATAGGCccgatggccagctcgcatgcaggggtcacccagatgGACGGTGGAACGTGCTACCGTGggtaggagtcagacattgtcaaacgatgcggagaacCAAAGCTCATCACAGAGTAGATTGTCatcagacccggtgttactgccaacccagggcccccaccccataaTGCGGCATGTATGTATTACAGAGAGGgttgcagtcggggggagggggggtgaccaggggggagtgggggggcggggggggactgagggagtgtggggttggagtGCAGTGGCCGTGCCCCTTGCCAGTCCCCCCCTTCTACCCCCCCTCCTAGTCAATGAACCTGGAGGCAGTTAGAGCGTCCCGGCcatgttggccctggtgcacacttcatgcggcctcccatgcctgctgaggcttcatgtcctgcccaccctatcccccctccgcatcctcctcgtcggacgaggcctggcgttcctcctccaacacattgcccctctgcagagggatgttgtggaggacgcaacagGCCGCCATGATGGggacgaccctctcagcatcatactggagggcccctccagagcggtccaggcacctgaaacatatcttcaggatgccaaagcaccgctcgatcacacccatcctggtgagctcggtccacattgaagtggatgcatTAATCCGTCTGAGCATATAGGGCCTACGTGATGGCGCGGATACACCTGCGCACCGAAGTCTGTGAGATCCCGGTAAGGTCCCCagtcggcgactggaaggaccccgtcgcgacCGTCACCTTGAGAGCAACCAGGAGTGAGGGTTCCCCCCCATTCCCTCGTGATGCCAGGTGTGTggtagatatgtcacactgtctctctgtccagccggagtcttcgacggcatgcccggtccagcaggtcctccaatgacaggcactgccggtacagaacaaagaacaaagaaaaattacagcacaggaacaggccctttggccctcccatcctgcgccgatccagatcctctatctaaactgtcgcctattttctaaggatctgtatccctctgctccctgcccaatcATGTAtcagtctagatacatcttaaatgactctatcatgcccgcctctaccacctccgccggcaatgcgttccaggcacccaccaccctctgcgtaaagaactttccacgcatatctcccttaaacttttcacctctcaccttgaactcatgacccctagtaattgagtcctccattctgggaaaaagcttcttgccatccaccctgtctatacctctcatgatttactagacctcaatgaggttcccccctcaacctccgactttctaatgaaaataatcctaatctactcaacctctcttcacagtgccctccataccaggcaacatcctggtgaacttcctctgcaccttctccacagcatccacatccttctggtaatgtggcgaccagaactgtacgcagtattccaaatgtggccaaaccaaagtcttatacaactgtaacatgacctgccaactcttgtactcaataccccttctaatgaaggaaagcatgccgtatgccttcttgaccactctattgacctgcgcagccaccttcagggtacaatggaactcccagatctctctgtacatcaattttccccagggctttttcattgaccgtatagttcgctcttgaattggatcttccaaaatgcatcacctcgcatttcccggattgaactccatctgccatttctccgcccaactctccaatatatctatattctgctgtatgaggcctcatgcggcgcctccttggcaccttctcctcctcggcctgttgggcagccggccctccaacctgagtggctgccacctgcccctctgctgcctgctccgctgggtGGCCCTgaaatggactttgggggcaactcccttaagagTTACGCGCTTGGCTCACTGGGTCAGTGCCATGCTGGTCAAGACATGTAGTAATTCTTGTTCACATGATTCCCGGCCctgaggaccagagaatcatgtgGGCCTGGAGGATATGGTGCCGGGTCCACTAAGTGGAAAggtccatttgcatcctcctgctcgcATCAGGCGCAGACTTTGAGCCTGAAGCCAGCTGGAGCATGGGAGGGTGCCAATCCCATTTTCTTCACAACCATTCGATTATCCGCATCATCGGGAACTGTCGTTGTTTGTCATTTTGATCTGTAAACCTCTCATTGGCAAGCTGCTGTGATCTTGTTTTGACCTGAGCAATGAAGCTGATTTTTTTTCAAACACTAGATTTTAACAATGATAATTTTATCTGCAAATCGGATTTGGAGAAGACACTGATCAAACTGACTCGAAATGAGCTGACACCAGAGGAAGTGAGTCTGGTCTGTGAGAAGGTGCTGGATGAGTCGGACCTGGATAATGATGGGAAACTATCACTGGAAGATTTCCAGCACATGATTATCCGTGCACCTGATTTCCTCAGGTATGGTTCACACTTTTACCCACAGCCTTTCACTGTGAGGAATTCAAACTCACCCCTCATCGTC
This region of Scyliorhinus torazame isolate Kashiwa2021f chromosome 18, sScyTor2.1, whole genome shotgun sequence genomic DNA includes:
- the LOC140394824 gene encoding calcium and integrin-binding family member 3-like — protein: MPELKDNPFRQRIAEVFSEDSEGNMTLDDFLDMFSVLSEMAPRDLKASYAFKIYDFNNDNFICKSDLEKTLIKLTRNELTPEEVSLVCEKVLDESDLDNDGKLSLEDFQHMIIRAPDFLSTFHIRI